One genomic segment of Streptomyces sp. TLI_146 includes these proteins:
- a CDS encoding DUF2243 domain-containing protein yields the protein MATTSTPRRSPPPDYGTVRPRRSAWSGVLIGVGIAAFVDETVFHQLLHWHHFYDKSTPGVGLVSDGLFHAFGWFAVVIGLVLVADLRRRAALSGRGLTGGILLGAGFFQLYDGTIQHKLLKLHQIRYHVDLVPYDWTWNVLAVIFLIVGAVLVRRSLATRRTDTAVGREPG from the coding sequence GTGGCTACCACTTCGACGCCCCGTCGCTCGCCGCCCCCGGATTACGGGACGGTCCGTCCCCGGCGCTCCGCGTGGTCGGGGGTGCTCATCGGGGTCGGGATCGCCGCGTTCGTCGACGAGACGGTGTTCCACCAGCTCCTGCACTGGCACCACTTCTACGACAAGTCCACTCCGGGCGTGGGACTGGTGTCCGACGGTCTCTTCCACGCCTTCGGCTGGTTCGCCGTGGTCATCGGCCTGGTCCTGGTGGCGGACCTGCGGAGGCGCGCCGCGCTGAGCGGCCGGGGCCTGACCGGCGGAATCCTGCTGGGCGCGGGCTTCTTCCAGCTCTACGACGGAACGATCCAGCACAAGCTCCTGAAGCTGCACCAGATCCGCTACCACGTCGACCTGGTCCCCTACGACTGGACGTGGAACGTGCTGGCGGTGATCTTCCTGATCGTCGGTGCGGTGCTGGTCAGGCGTTCCCTCGCAACGCGCCGGACCGACACGGCGGTGGGCCGGGAGCCGGGCTGA
- a CDS encoding carboxylesterase/lipase family protein codes for MATTRSLFVSFLALVCLAAAAPARAGAAAPEDPAVVATDAGSVRGVVTDGGRAFLGVPFAAPPVGERRWRPPQPVAAWSGVRDATHFADACAQQARPVLGTSEVTNEDCLYLNVFTPPGGGGGKPVLVWFHGGSFVSGTAAHYDPSALARTGDLVVVTANYRLGAFGFLAHRGLTAEAPDSGSGNYGLMDQQAVLRWTRANAAAFGGDPAQVTAAGQSSGGLSVCGHLAAPGSRGLFARAVIQSAPCGVASRPLAEATSAGSAFAAGAGCLGRAPAVVVECLRGKTAAALLKAPTSGAAPWWPVSGTPVLPVPPGQAIEAGNHARVPVLIGNTLDEGSIGALIVESGGTRLNAVTYPVVLTGLFKLDGPRVAAHYPASRYGNDYRLAFGAAFGDYLVACPTREAARQLATATPGRVFAYEFADRSAPNLYHSPASFPLGAYHGAEIPYLFTYLPAADVRLTPAQRRLSQTMTSLWSRFAATSAPDPAMWPATVPAPYRQLSLAPDAVTLRTDFDTAHQCAFWATVARPTSQGPVA; via the coding sequence ATGGCCACCACACGCAGCCTGTTCGTCTCCTTCCTCGCTCTCGTCTGCCTGGCCGCCGCGGCCCCGGCACGGGCGGGCGCGGCGGCACCGGAAGATCCTGCCGTGGTCGCCACGGACGCGGGGAGCGTGCGCGGTGTGGTCACCGACGGCGGCCGTGCCTTCCTCGGCGTGCCGTTCGCCGCGCCGCCGGTGGGGGAGCGCCGGTGGCGGCCGCCCCAGCCCGTCGCCGCGTGGTCCGGCGTCCGGGACGCCACCCACTTCGCCGACGCGTGTGCCCAGCAGGCCCGGCCGGTTCTGGGCACCTCCGAGGTCACCAACGAGGACTGCCTCTACCTCAACGTCTTCACCCCACCGGGCGGCGGGGGAGGCAAACCCGTCCTGGTGTGGTTCCACGGCGGCTCGTTCGTCTCCGGGACCGCCGCCCACTACGACCCGTCCGCCCTCGCCCGTACGGGGGACCTGGTCGTGGTCACGGCCAACTACCGGCTCGGCGCCTTCGGGTTCCTGGCCCACCGGGGGCTGACGGCCGAGGCCCCGGACTCCGGATCCGGCAACTACGGCCTCATGGACCAGCAGGCCGTGCTCCGCTGGACCCGGGCGAACGCGGCGGCCTTCGGCGGCGATCCCGCCCAGGTCACGGCGGCCGGGCAGTCGTCGGGCGGCCTGAGCGTGTGCGGGCACCTGGCGGCGCCCGGCTCGCGCGGCCTGTTCGCGCGGGCCGTCATCCAGAGCGCGCCGTGCGGTGTGGCGTCCCGGCCGCTGGCCGAGGCCACCTCGGCGGGTTCGGCCTTCGCCGCGGGCGCGGGGTGCCTGGGCAGAGCCCCGGCCGTGGTCGTGGAGTGCCTGCGCGGTAAGACGGCCGCCGCGCTGCTGAAGGCGCCGACGAGCGGCGCGGCCCCGTGGTGGCCGGTGTCGGGGACGCCCGTCCTGCCCGTACCGCCCGGGCAGGCCATCGAGGCGGGGAACCACGCGAGGGTGCCGGTGCTGATCGGCAACACGCTGGACGAGGGCAGCATTGGCGCCCTCATCGTCGAGTCCGGCGGGACGCGCCTCAACGCGGTGACCTACCCCGTCGTGCTGACCGGCCTCTTCAAACTCGACGGCCCGCGCGTCGCCGCGCACTACCCGGCCTCGCGCTACGGCAACGACTACCGCCTGGCCTTCGGGGCCGCGTTCGGCGACTACCTCGTCGCCTGCCCCACCCGGGAGGCGGCACGGCAGCTCGCGACCGCGACCCCGGGCCGTGTCTTCGCCTACGAGTTCGCCGACCGCTCCGCGCCCAACCTCTACCACTCGCCCGCGAGTTTCCCGCTGGGCGCCTACCACGGCGCCGAGATCCCGTACCTGTTCACCTACCTCCCGGCGGCGGACGTCCGGCTGACCCCGGCCCAGAGGCGGCTGTCCCAGACCATGACCTCGCTCTGGTCGCGTTTCGCCGCAACGTCCGCCCCGGACCCCGCGATGTGGCCGGCCACCGTCCCGGCCCCCTACCGCCAGCTCTCCCTGGCCCCGGACGCGGTCACCCTCCGGACCGACTTCGACACGGCCCACCAGTGCGCCTTCTGGGCCACCGTCGCACGGCCGACCTCGCAGGGGCCGGTGGCTTAG
- a CDS encoding VOC family protein, whose translation MTTNTPATATTSLTPGLRAVHHIAFTVPGLDEAVAFFTEVLGAEEAYRTGPIAADDDWMHRQLGVDPRATVHIAMLRLGPTLNLELFEYTGPGRRRQMPRNSDVGGHHLALWTDDFDASVRHLTATPGVRMLGEPEEVGEGPIRGTRWVYLTTPWGLHLELVHAPDHQPYQDHTAVRLYQPGAPHEGRGT comes from the coding sequence ATGACCACCAACACCCCGGCCACAGCGACCACTTCGCTCACCCCAGGCCTGCGGGCCGTCCACCACATCGCCTTCACCGTCCCCGGCCTCGACGAGGCGGTCGCCTTCTTCACCGAGGTGCTGGGCGCCGAGGAGGCCTACCGCACCGGGCCGATCGCCGCCGACGACGACTGGATGCACCGGCAGCTGGGCGTCGACCCCCGGGCCACCGTCCACATCGCCATGCTGCGCCTCGGGCCCACGCTCAACCTCGAACTCTTCGAGTACACCGGGCCGGGCCGACGCCGGCAGATGCCCCGCAACAGCGATGTGGGCGGTCACCACCTGGCCCTGTGGACGGACGACTTCGACGCCTCCGTACGGCACCTCACCGCCACACCGGGCGTACGGATGCTCGGCGAGCCGGAAGAAGTGGGTGAAGGCCCCATCCGCGGCACGCGGTGGGTGTACCTCACCACCCCGTGGGGCCTGCACCTCGAACTCGTCCACGCCCCGGACCACCAGCCCTACCAGGACCACACCGCCGTACGCCTCTACCAACCCGGGGCGCCGCACGAAGGGAGAGGGACATGA
- a CDS encoding FAD-dependent oxidoreductase, producing the protein MTGIWGPGSPPVVRHDATRYDADVIVIGSGAGGATVAWALAGTGARVLVVERGGFLPREEANWSPQAVFGDGRYRNAETWHTTGGKAFTPAAHYYVGGTTKVYGASLPRLRESDFDAVEHLDGTSPAWPFEYAELEPFYAEAERLYRVHGQDGHDPTEPARSGPYPHPPVAHAPRIAELEQRLRAQGLHPHPLELGVDLADGGTCLRCGTCDGFPCRVGAKSDAETRALRPALRTPSVRLLTHTYVSRLRTDPAGRTVTTVEATRNGHRVTLTAGTVIISCGAVNSAALLLRSANSAHPAGLANGSGLVGRNLMLHHNSMLMAVDPRHRNPAVFQKTLAVNDFYRAGAHTPHPLGNLQLMGKVHPAAMATAHPRVPRRVLGELAAHSVDWWLISEDLPRPDNRVLLGPGGAVTLDWHPVNARAHRRLVREGARMMRRAGYPLVLTHRMGVEHTGHQCGTTLAGHDPARSVLDPWCRSHEVSNLFVVDGGFFPSSAAVNPTLTIVAQALRAGRSAAILP; encoded by the coding sequence ATGACCGGCATCTGGGGACCGGGCAGCCCGCCGGTGGTCCGGCACGACGCCACCCGGTACGACGCCGACGTCATCGTGATCGGTTCGGGTGCCGGGGGAGCGACCGTGGCCTGGGCCCTCGCCGGGACCGGCGCCCGCGTCCTCGTCGTCGAACGCGGCGGCTTCCTGCCCCGCGAAGAGGCCAACTGGTCGCCGCAGGCCGTCTTCGGCGACGGCCGCTACCGCAACGCCGAGACCTGGCACACCACCGGCGGCAAGGCGTTCACCCCCGCCGCCCACTACTACGTCGGCGGCACCACCAAGGTGTACGGGGCGAGCCTGCCCCGCCTGCGCGAGAGCGACTTCGACGCGGTGGAGCACCTGGACGGCACCTCCCCGGCCTGGCCCTTCGAGTACGCCGAGCTGGAGCCGTTCTACGCCGAGGCCGAGCGCCTGTACCGGGTGCACGGCCAGGACGGCCACGACCCCACGGAACCGGCGCGCTCCGGCCCGTACCCCCACCCGCCGGTCGCCCACGCGCCCCGCATCGCGGAGCTGGAGCAGCGGCTGCGCGCCCAGGGGCTCCATCCCCATCCGCTGGAGCTCGGCGTCGACCTGGCCGACGGCGGGACGTGCCTGCGCTGCGGCACCTGCGACGGTTTCCCGTGCCGCGTCGGGGCCAAGAGCGACGCGGAGACCCGCGCGCTGCGCCCGGCCCTGCGCACCCCGTCGGTCCGGCTGCTCACCCATACGTATGTCTCCCGGCTGCGCACCGACCCGGCCGGGCGCACGGTCACCACCGTCGAGGCCACCAGGAACGGGCACCGGGTCACCCTCACCGCCGGGACCGTCATCATCTCCTGCGGGGCCGTCAACTCCGCTGCGCTGCTGCTGCGTTCGGCGAACAGCGCCCACCCGGCGGGGCTGGCCAACGGCAGCGGTCTGGTGGGGCGCAACCTGATGCTGCACCACAACAGCATGCTGATGGCCGTCGACCCGCGGCACCGCAACCCGGCGGTCTTCCAGAAGACCCTCGCCGTCAACGACTTCTACCGGGCCGGCGCCCACACCCCCCACCCGCTGGGCAACCTCCAGCTGATGGGCAAGGTCCACCCCGCCGCCATGGCGACCGCGCACCCGCGCGTGCCCCGCCGCGTCCTGGGCGAGCTCGCGGCCCACAGTGTCGACTGGTGGCTGATCTCGGAGGACCTGCCCCGCCCGGACAACCGGGTGCTGCTCGGGCCCGGGGGCGCAGTCACCCTCGACTGGCACCCCGTCAACGCCCGGGCCCACCGGCGTCTGGTGCGCGAAGGGGCGCGGATGATGCGCCGGGCCGGTTACCCGCTCGTCCTCACCCACCGCATGGGCGTCGAGCACACCGGCCACCAGTGCGGCACGACCCTCGCCGGTCACGACCCCGCCCGCTCGGTGCTCGACCCCTGGTGCCGCAGCCACGAGGTGAGCAACCTGTTCGTCGTCGACGGCGGTTTCTTCCCCTCCTCCGCGGCGGTCAACCCGACCCTGACCATCGTCGCGCAGGCCCTGCGCGCGGGCAGAAGCGCCGCGATCCTGCCCTGA
- a CDS encoding GAF domain-containing sensor histidine kinase: protein MDETASARGGRSAPTFAAYGLTLASAVIWAVLALAHLDDPRLAPYILPRGVPVVAATGVVLLGAFMTAHRPRSVLGPLLVATGTANVFSDAGLIAVDVTDAPHGIGLTMALVSRLSYALAAFTFYALPLYLPSGELPRHRLWRAYLVLVAAWSLLPAYTDPVPYTVPDPFERGAWQRLRAALLDHVAVVPVTTVFLLTGLTVMAVRWWRTPDRRQIIPVLPYVLWLAFLYVNRIAPPTGAFWSYAYAVAFLWPFCAIYGISRDRSGQLDRATRKILASLLLTAALIAVYTVVSLLVLRALPGGLSTQALVSGAVGLASGALLYPCARLAVRVVDRIYYGDRARPYQVVRALSRRLSQAAAPAQAPRLLCDTVVSTLNLPGAEVVVDTRGGPRTLAAAGEPVPDSYGFPLTYEGNVVGHLHVAPRAGQRALDRQDQEVLRSLADQASPALASVRLYEDLRAARERMVVTREEARRALRHDLHDSLGPALSGARLQIDTARFAVPDGSAAARPLETASEGIGQAIAELRQISAGLAPAALDRNGLDGALRQLADRFGQRLLVDVCFTPDPLPGLPAAVEVAVYLIGGEALNNVVRHSGATGAVLRVHVVPDEVTIEVSDDGHGLAGHRSGDGVGIRSMRERATELGGQFTLARGPDRGTVVRASFPPVAGPFPV, encoded by the coding sequence GTGGACGAGACGGCATCCGCACGGGGCGGGCGGTCGGCGCCGACCTTCGCCGCGTACGGGCTGACCCTCGCCTCCGCCGTGATCTGGGCCGTCCTCGCCCTCGCCCACCTGGACGACCCGCGGCTCGCCCCGTACATCCTTCCGCGCGGTGTGCCCGTGGTGGCCGCCACCGGAGTCGTCCTGCTCGGCGCCTTCATGACGGCCCATCGGCCCCGCAGCGTCCTGGGCCCGCTCCTCGTCGCGACCGGAACGGCCAACGTCTTCTCGGACGCGGGCCTGATCGCCGTGGACGTCACCGACGCCCCCCACGGCATCGGCCTCACCATGGCCCTCGTCTCCCGGCTCTCCTACGCCCTGGCCGCCTTCACCTTCTACGCGCTGCCGCTGTACCTGCCGAGCGGAGAACTGCCCCGCCACCGGCTGTGGCGGGCCTACCTCGTCCTCGTCGCCGCGTGGAGTCTGCTGCCCGCCTACACCGACCCGGTCCCGTACACCGTGCCCGACCCGTTCGAGCGGGGCGCCTGGCAGCGCCTGCGGGCCGCCCTGCTCGACCACGTCGCCGTCGTCCCCGTGACGACCGTCTTCCTGCTCACCGGTCTGACCGTGATGGCCGTGCGCTGGTGGCGCACCCCTGACCGGCGGCAGATCATCCCGGTCCTGCCGTACGTGCTGTGGCTGGCGTTCCTCTACGTCAACCGCATCGCCCCGCCGACGGGCGCCTTCTGGTCCTACGCGTACGCGGTGGCCTTCCTCTGGCCGTTCTGCGCGATCTACGGCATCAGCCGCGACCGCTCGGGCCAACTCGACCGGGCCACCCGCAAGATCCTGGCCTCCCTCCTGCTCACGGCCGCCCTGATCGCCGTGTACACCGTCGTCTCGCTGCTGGTCCTGCGCGCCCTGCCCGGCGGTCTGAGCACGCAGGCCCTCGTGTCGGGCGCGGTGGGCCTGGCTTCCGGGGCCCTGCTCTATCCCTGCGCACGTCTGGCCGTACGGGTGGTGGACCGCATCTACTACGGCGACCGCGCCCGCCCGTACCAGGTCGTCCGCGCCCTCTCACGGCGGCTCAGCCAGGCCGCCGCGCCCGCGCAGGCCCCACGCCTGCTGTGCGACACGGTCGTGAGCACCCTGAACCTGCCCGGGGCCGAAGTGGTGGTCGACACCCGTGGCGGCCCGCGTACCCTGGCCGCCGCCGGGGAGCCGGTGCCCGACTCCTACGGCTTCCCCCTGACGTACGAGGGCAATGTGGTCGGCCATCTGCACGTTGCCCCGAGGGCGGGCCAACGGGCCCTCGACCGCCAGGACCAGGAGGTCCTGCGCTCCCTCGCCGACCAGGCGTCCCCCGCGCTCGCCTCCGTACGGCTCTACGAGGACCTGCGGGCGGCCCGCGAACGCATGGTGGTGACGCGGGAGGAGGCCCGCCGCGCCCTGCGGCACGACCTGCACGACAGTCTGGGGCCCGCCCTCTCGGGGGCGCGACTGCAGATCGACACCGCACGCTTCGCTGTACCGGACGGCTCGGCGGCCGCCCGGCCGCTGGAGACCGCCTCCGAGGGCATCGGGCAGGCCATCGCCGAGCTCCGCCAGATCTCCGCCGGGCTCGCACCGGCCGCTCTGGACCGCAACGGGCTCGACGGCGCGCTGCGGCAACTCGCCGACCGGTTCGGCCAGCGGCTCCTGGTGGACGTGTGCTTCACGCCCGACCCGCTGCCGGGGCTGCCGGCCGCCGTGGAGGTGGCCGTCTACCTCATCGGCGGCGAGGCGCTGAACAACGTCGTACGGCACTCGGGGGCCACCGGGGCCGTGCTGCGCGTGCACGTGGTGCCGGACGAGGTGACGATCGAGGTCAGCGACGACGGGCACGGGCTCGCCGGACACCGTTCGGGCGACGGGGTGGGCATCCGGTCCATGCGGGAGCGGGCGACCGAGCTGGGCGGGCAGTTCACCCTCGCCCGGGGCCCGGACCGCGGCACGGTCGTCAGGGCGTCGTTCCCGCCGGTGGCGGGCCCGTTTCCGGTATGA
- a CDS encoding VOC family protein — MSLHRLSSVTIGVPDPAATAPYYTELGLRAQDDGWFATRDGGRQLRIVSAPTRRLIEMRVGVDDSDDLDAAAARLRRMGIAAVRGAGPSLTAADPVTGARAVLQVEPRPTPPPTPPTPYNGPGRTERTAGRAPGVMRPDRVRPSKLGHAVLGTPDPRATAAFFGDGLGFKVSDSLGDAGCFLRCTTDHHNILVLKAPVAFLHHTSWQVDDVDDIGRGAMAMLEDHPERHIWGFGRHFIGSNFFWYLKDPAGNFTEYYSDMDCIVDDQLWDPEVFDVNESFFSWGQPPPPSWIAPEDMAALMTGTHTA, encoded by the coding sequence ATGTCACTGCACCGCCTGTCCTCCGTCACCATCGGGGTTCCCGACCCCGCGGCGACCGCCCCGTACTACACCGAACTCGGCCTGCGAGCACAGGACGACGGCTGGTTCGCCACCCGCGACGGCGGCCGCCAGCTGCGGATCGTGTCGGCGCCCACGCGCCGGCTGATCGAGATGCGCGTCGGCGTCGACGACAGCGACGACCTCGACGCGGCCGCCGCCCGGCTGCGCCGTATGGGCATCGCCGCCGTCCGGGGCGCCGGTCCGAGCCTGACCGCGGCCGACCCCGTCACCGGCGCCCGTGCCGTGCTCCAGGTGGAACCGCGCCCCACCCCGCCCCCGACGCCCCCCACCCCGTACAACGGGCCGGGCCGCACCGAGCGCACCGCCGGCCGGGCTCCGGGCGTGATGCGCCCCGACCGGGTGCGGCCGAGCAAGCTGGGGCACGCCGTCCTGGGCACGCCCGACCCGAGGGCGACGGCGGCCTTCTTCGGCGACGGCCTCGGCTTCAAGGTGAGCGACTCGCTGGGCGACGCGGGCTGCTTCCTGCGCTGCACCACCGACCACCACAACATCCTGGTCCTGAAGGCGCCCGTGGCCTTCCTGCACCACACCTCCTGGCAGGTCGACGACGTCGACGACATCGGGCGCGGCGCCATGGCCATGCTGGAGGACCACCCCGAGCGCCACATCTGGGGCTTCGGCCGCCACTTCATCGGCTCCAACTTCTTCTGGTACCTCAAGGACCCGGCGGGCAACTTCACGGAGTACTACTCCGACATGGACTGCATCGTCGACGACCAGCTGTGGGATCCGGAGGTCTTCGACGTCAACGAGAGCTTCTTCAGCTGGGGGCAGCCGCCCCCGCCCTCGTGGATCGCGCCGGAGGACATGGCCGCGCTGATGACCGGCACCCACACGGCCTGA
- a CDS encoding cytochrome c oxidase assembly protein has translation MAPMPMPTGQATGVPAGVAAVLALSAAVGYLLAARRLRRRGDAWPRLRDASFTAGQVCLAVVALAPLPGGEFTAHMLQHLVIGMAAPLLLVLGRPVTLALRALPAGPARRGLRATLRSRPVGWLLLPPVAAVLDVGGLWVLYRTRLFAHLHDQPWLHAAVYTHVLAAGLLFAFALCQLEPVRHRYGLPLRAATLVAAATAHSVLAKSLYSASPPGTAFTGHDLARAAEAMYYGGDLVEIALAAVLARQWYTVTGRRLSPARRGLQAG, from the coding sequence ATGGCGCCGATGCCCATGCCCACCGGTCAGGCCACCGGCGTCCCGGCGGGGGTGGCCGCCGTACTCGCCCTCAGTGCCGCGGTCGGCTATCTGCTGGCGGCGCGACGGCTGCGGCGCCGCGGGGACGCATGGCCACGGTTGCGGGATGCCTCCTTCACTGCCGGGCAGGTGTGCCTGGCCGTGGTGGCCCTTGCGCCCCTGCCGGGCGGGGAGTTCACCGCCCATATGCTCCAGCACCTGGTCATCGGCATGGCCGCCCCGCTGCTGCTGGTCCTGGGCCGCCCGGTGACGCTGGCCCTGCGCGCCCTCCCTGCCGGACCCGCCCGGCGCGGCCTGCGGGCCACCCTCCGCTCCCGCCCGGTCGGTTGGCTGCTCCTGCCTCCGGTGGCCGCGGTGCTCGACGTGGGCGGTCTGTGGGTGCTCTATCGCACCCGGCTGTTCGCCCACCTCCACGACCAACCCTGGCTGCACGCCGCCGTCTACACCCATGTCCTGGCAGCCGGTCTGCTGTTCGCCTTCGCCCTCTGCCAGCTCGAACCCGTACGCCACCGCTACGGCCTGCCGCTGCGTGCCGCCACCCTGGTCGCCGCCGCCACCGCCCACTCGGTGCTGGCCAAGTCCCTCTACAGCGCCTCCCCGCCCGGCACCGCTTTCACCGGCCACGACCTGGCCCGGGCCGCGGAGGCGATGTACTACGGCGGTGATCTGGTGGAGATCGCCCTTGCCGCCGTCCTGGCCCGGCAGTGGTACACCGTCACGGGCCGCCGCCTCTCCCCCGCCCGGCGCGGCCTCCAGGCAGGGTGA
- a CDS encoding cupin domain-containing protein yields the protein MIINASHRSAAVHTGGRETIRIRCLARRGMLHSECEAVDRVSLAPHAHYDLVGRADAEVAWYVLRGPLTARWTSGPPTGTELDEDDLLLARAADDVTLRAGPEGAELLCLTVTPAAVTHRLPPRTPDLTKDRT from the coding sequence GTGATCATCAACGCGAGCCACCGGTCGGCCGCCGTCCACACCGGCGGCCGGGAAACCATCCGCATCCGCTGTCTGGCCCGGCGCGGCATGCTGCACAGCGAGTGCGAGGCCGTCGACCGGGTGAGCCTGGCGCCCCACGCGCACTACGACCTCGTGGGCCGGGCCGACGCCGAAGTGGCCTGGTACGTCCTGCGCGGCCCGCTCACCGCCCGCTGGACCAGCGGGCCGCCCACCGGCACGGAGCTCGACGAGGACGATCTGCTCCTGGCCCGCGCGGCGGACGACGTCACCCTGCGGGCCGGACCGGAGGGCGCCGAACTCCTGTGCCTGACGGTCACACCCGCGGCCGTCACCCACCGCCTCCCGCCCCGTACCCCCGACCTGACCAAGGACCGGACATGA
- a CDS encoding response regulator transcription factor, with protein MSQEDEDAAVPRVLIVDDHPLFRSGLKAALESTGGTDVVAEAATAAEALEAVARQTPDVVVMDLALPDASGIDVTRQLTALHPGLPVLMLTMSDDDGSLLAALQAGARGYLVKGAGAGEVLHAVRTVAAGGAVFGPQTAERLTALLREGRRHDAGQLFPALTAREAEVLDLIARGLDNHRIARQLVLSEKTVRNHVTHIFDKLQVTTRAEAVARARDAGLGDDG; from the coding sequence GTGAGCCAAGAAGACGAGGACGCCGCCGTGCCCCGAGTCCTGATCGTCGACGACCACCCGTTGTTCCGCAGCGGTCTGAAGGCCGCGCTGGAGAGCACCGGCGGCACCGACGTCGTCGCCGAGGCCGCCACCGCCGCCGAGGCGCTGGAGGCCGTGGCGCGGCAGACCCCCGACGTCGTCGTCATGGACCTGGCCCTGCCCGACGCCTCCGGCATCGACGTCACCCGGCAGCTCACCGCACTCCACCCCGGTCTGCCGGTGCTGATGCTGACCATGTCGGACGACGACGGCAGCCTGCTGGCCGCCCTCCAGGCGGGTGCCCGCGGCTATCTGGTCAAGGGCGCGGGTGCGGGAGAGGTCCTGCACGCGGTACGCACGGTGGCCGCCGGCGGCGCGGTGTTCGGCCCGCAGACCGCGGAGCGCCTCACCGCGCTGCTGCGCGAGGGCCGCCGACACGACGCCGGGCAGCTGTTCCCGGCGCTCACGGCGCGCGAGGCCGAGGTGCTGGACCTCATCGCCCGCGGCCTGGACAACCACCGCATCGCCCGGCAACTGGTGCTCTCCGAGAAGACGGTCCGCAACCACGTCACGCACATCTTCGACAAGCTCCAGGTGACCACCCGCGCCGAGGCCGTGGCCAGGGCGCGGGACGCGGGCCTGGGGGACGACGGCTGA
- a CDS encoding ETX/MTX2 family pore-forming toxin, producing MSQIPGVSRRRLLALAPAAGVAATIPVTLAAATPAQAAPPKKGASRSLQEITDAWGGWMARERHPSSRGCRFTASTDYGKQSLLADYHRHQVRTKYSGITYDPNAPSPVPGQVSSVTTNYRNGTSVEQTVTYKQSKTTEQDLRISVTESLKIGVTMEVSAEIPAVAKVSETTSIEASLSSTQEFAHKETQTWSVDLPLRIPPKSAVEASLVVGTQRYVVDWTATVSMSGMVAVWFNEKVDLNGGSDLHWLWFVPIEDVFRDCRAHGIVDTTGYEVTADATVNAFATGTFSGGQGVSLSINTVQKSLDGRAARGVGAQPLTVPLTPDGRRSVVAGR from the coding sequence ATGTCCCAGATACCCGGTGTCTCCCGACGGCGCCTTCTGGCCCTCGCGCCCGCCGCCGGAGTCGCCGCCACGATTCCGGTCACCCTCGCCGCCGCGACGCCCGCGCAGGCCGCACCGCCCAAGAAGGGGGCCAGTCGCTCCCTTCAGGAGATCACCGACGCCTGGGGCGGGTGGATGGCCCGTGAGCGTCATCCCTCCTCCCGGGGCTGCCGGTTCACCGCCTCCACGGACTACGGGAAGCAGAGTCTCCTCGCCGACTACCACCGCCATCAGGTCCGCACGAAGTACTCGGGCATCACCTACGACCCGAACGCGCCCTCGCCGGTCCCCGGCCAGGTCAGCTCGGTCACCACGAACTACCGCAACGGCACGTCGGTCGAGCAGACCGTCACGTACAAGCAGAGCAAGACGACGGAGCAGGATCTGCGGATCTCGGTGACCGAGTCGCTGAAGATCGGTGTGACGATGGAGGTGTCGGCGGAGATCCCGGCCGTCGCCAAGGTGAGCGAGACCACCTCCATCGAAGCGAGCCTCTCCTCGACCCAGGAGTTCGCGCACAAGGAGACGCAGACCTGGAGCGTCGACCTGCCGCTGCGGATCCCGCCGAAGTCCGCCGTCGAGGCGTCGTTGGTGGTGGGGACACAGCGGTACGTCGTCGACTGGACGGCCACGGTGTCGATGTCCGGGATGGTGGCCGTCTGGTTCAACGAGAAGGTCGACCTCAACGGCGGCTCGGACCTGCACTGGCTGTGGTTCGTCCCCATCGAGGACGTCTTCCGCGACTGCCGGGCCCACGGCATCGTGGACACCACCGGTTACGAGGTGACGGCCGACGCGACGGTGAACGCGTTCGCGACCGGCACGTTCAGCGGCGGCCAGGGTGTCTCGCTGAGCATCAACACCGTGCAGAAGTCGTTGGACGGCCGCGCCGCACGCGGTGTGGGCGCCCAGCCGCTCACCGTGCCGCTGACACCGGACGGCAGGCGTTCCGTGGTCGCGGGCCGCTGA